In a single window of the Pedococcus dokdonensis genome:
- a CDS encoding vWA domain-containing protein, whose translation MSPHRARYARYSGGPDPLAPPVDLADALDVIGQDVMAGYSADHAMREYLRRGSRDQTGLDELARRVAEKRQELLQRHSLDGTLREVRELLDRAVLEERKQLARDLDDDARLAEMRIESLPPSTASAVSELADYSWRSPSARADYERIKDLLGREALDQRFAGMKQALENATDEDREQVRQMLSDLNDLLAAHARGEDTSEQFREFMEQHGDFFPDDPQDVDELIDSLAQRAAAAQRMMNSMTAEQRAELMQLSAQAFGSPALMDELGQLDANLQALRPGEDWGGSEQFEGAQGLGLGDGTGALQQLASLDELAEQLSQSYPGARMDDIDIDALARLVGDDAAVDARTLSELERALRDSGYLNRTSDGQLRLSPKAMRQLGKALLRDVATRLSGRQGQRDVRHAGAAGEASGATREWQFGDTEPWDVTRTVTNAVLRTASEGGQPARGIRIDIRDVEVTETEARTQACVALLVDTSFSMAMDGRWVPMKRTALALHHLISSRFRGDALQLIGFGRHAEVMDIEELTALDAQWAKGTNLHHALLLAARHFRKHPSAQPVLLVVTDGEPTAHLEPDGEVYFDYPPHPLTVAYSVRELDNVARLGAQVTFFRLGEDPGLARFIDQMARRVDGRVVAPELDDLGAAVVGSYLGSRGPGSYREQFGGFYGGGRGFWVDD comes from the coding sequence ATGAGCCCGCACCGGGCGCGCTACGCGCGCTACTCCGGTGGGCCTGACCCCCTGGCCCCGCCGGTCGACCTGGCCGACGCGCTCGACGTGATCGGGCAGGACGTCATGGCCGGCTACTCCGCCGACCACGCCATGCGCGAGTACCTGCGGCGCGGCAGCCGGGACCAGACCGGGCTCGACGAGCTGGCACGACGGGTCGCCGAGAAGCGACAGGAGCTGCTCCAGCGCCACTCCCTCGACGGCACGCTGCGTGAGGTTCGCGAGCTGCTCGACCGTGCCGTGCTGGAGGAGCGCAAGCAGCTCGCCCGCGACCTCGACGACGACGCGCGGCTCGCGGAGATGCGGATCGAGAGCCTGCCGCCGTCGACGGCCAGCGCGGTCAGCGAGCTCGCCGACTACTCGTGGCGCAGCCCCTCGGCCCGTGCCGACTACGAGCGGATCAAGGACCTGCTCGGCAGGGAGGCGCTCGACCAGCGCTTCGCCGGGATGAAGCAGGCCCTCGAGAACGCCACCGACGAGGACCGCGAGCAGGTCCGCCAGATGCTGTCGGACCTCAACGACCTGCTCGCCGCCCACGCGCGGGGTGAGGACACCTCCGAGCAGTTCCGCGAGTTCATGGAGCAGCACGGCGACTTCTTCCCTGACGACCCACAGGACGTCGACGAGCTCATCGACAGCCTCGCCCAGCGGGCCGCCGCGGCCCAGCGGATGATGAACTCGATGACCGCGGAGCAGCGGGCCGAGCTGATGCAGCTGTCGGCGCAGGCCTTCGGGTCTCCGGCCCTGATGGACGAGCTCGGCCAGCTGGACGCCAACCTCCAGGCACTGCGACCCGGTGAGGACTGGGGCGGTTCGGAGCAGTTCGAGGGGGCACAGGGCCTTGGTCTGGGCGATGGGACCGGCGCCCTCCAGCAGCTGGCCTCGCTCGACGAGCTGGCCGAGCAGCTGTCGCAGTCCTATCCGGGCGCGCGGATGGACGACATCGACATCGACGCCCTGGCCAGGCTGGTGGGCGACGACGCAGCGGTCGACGCCCGGACCCTCTCCGAGCTGGAGCGGGCGCTGCGCGACTCGGGCTACCTCAACCGCACCTCCGACGGCCAGCTGCGCCTCTCCCCGAAGGCGATGCGCCAGCTCGGCAAGGCCTTGCTGCGCGACGTCGCCACCCGCCTGTCCGGGCGCCAGGGGCAACGCGACGTGCGCCACGCAGGCGCGGCAGGTGAGGCCAGCGGCGCGACCCGGGAGTGGCAGTTCGGCGACACCGAGCCGTGGGACGTCACCCGCACCGTCACCAACGCGGTCCTCCGGACGGCGAGCGAGGGCGGGCAGCCCGCACGCGGCATACGGATAGACATCCGCGACGTCGAGGTCACCGAGACCGAGGCGCGCACCCAGGCCTGCGTCGCACTCCTCGTCGACACGTCGTTCTCGATGGCGATGGACGGGCGCTGGGTGCCGATGAAGCGCACCGCCCTGGCCCTGCACCACCTCATCAGCAGCCGGTTCCGCGGGGACGCGCTCCAGCTGATCGGCTTCGGACGGCATGCCGAGGTGATGGACATCGAGGAGCTCACCGCCCTCGATGCACAGTGGGCCAAGGGGACCAACCTGCACCACGCCCTGCTCCTCGCGGCGCGGCACTTCCGCAAGCACCCGAGTGCCCAGCCGGTGCTCCTCGTCGTCACCGACGGTGAGCCCACCGCCCACCTCGAACCCGATGGCGAGGTCTACTTCGACTACCCACCGCACCCCCTCACCGTCGCGTACAGCGTGCGCGAGCTCGACAACGTGGCACGGCTCGGCGCGCAGGTGACCTTCTTCCGGCTCGGGGAGGACCCGGGGCTGGCCCGGTTCATCGACCAGATGGCACGCCGCGTGGACGGCCGGGTCGTGGCGCCCGAGCTCGACGACCTCGGGGCGGCGGTCGTCGGCAGCTACCTCGGGTCACGGGGTCCAGGCTCCTACCGGGAGCAGTTCGGTGGCTTCTACGGCGGCGGCCGAGGGTTCTGGGTCGACGACTGA
- a CDS encoding helix-turn-helix domain-containing protein, translating into MTPAEAAARLGCSVETVRRRIREGVLPTYPLDRRTRLVRVSDLDLPDLSGGRR; encoded by the coding sequence GTGACCCCCGCCGAGGCAGCAGCACGCTTGGGCTGCTCGGTGGAAACCGTTCGTCGGCGCATCCGTGAGGGCGTTCTACCGACGTACCCGCTCGACCGCAGGACCCGACTGGTCAGGGTCTCCGACCTCGACCTCCCCGACCTGAGCGGTGGCCGCCGATGA
- a CDS encoding recombinase family protein: MDRRPAHNLGEWFDELTERSREMGQKRAAVYCRISDDRSGKEAGVQRQREDCLALVAREGWSLVHDGPTDTFTDNDVSAFSGKKRPAYRRLVEAVTAGEVDYIVTWHNDRLHRRPVELEALIALVERTKVKVATVKAGEFDLSTRQGITMARLGVTIANDASMATRERVQRAMRERAEQGKVHGALRTYGYAGRRNDDGTHTIEVVPEEAAVIREAARRVMAGEALLSVVKDFNARGISSLRGGQWSRSTLRGVLVSARVAGWREHTEGRTNGAHGSLWRGGEFVAKAEWKGILTRQQVEQLRRALTDPARARKASGRTYLLSGGLVVCGMCGTPLRGRPTRNGLRDYTCTAPPVGRGCGSVSIKQDALDTYVRDLVRAAIADGRVAERLRAGSGDADEAVALVSSLETDLAALAEDHGAGRITRPEWMAAREPLTARLDAARRDLARRDGAESLALVSGGLDAWDRRWHEAGRSGLVDRQRAMLRAVMASVAVGPAVRGRNRFDPDRVSEPDWRA; the protein is encoded by the coding sequence ATGGACCGACGCCCAGCACATAACCTCGGAGAGTGGTTTGATGAACTCACCGAGAGGAGCAGGGAGATGGGGCAGAAGAGGGCGGCGGTGTACTGCCGGATCAGCGACGACCGCAGCGGCAAAGAGGCCGGTGTGCAGCGCCAGCGCGAGGACTGTCTCGCGCTGGTCGCGCGCGAGGGGTGGTCGCTGGTTCACGACGGCCCCACGGACACCTTCACGGACAATGACGTGTCGGCGTTCTCGGGCAAAAAGCGTCCCGCCTACCGGCGGCTGGTGGAGGCTGTCACGGCTGGTGAGGTGGACTACATCGTCACGTGGCACAACGATCGCCTGCACCGTCGTCCGGTCGAACTGGAGGCGCTGATCGCGCTGGTGGAGCGCACGAAGGTCAAGGTGGCGACGGTCAAGGCGGGCGAGTTCGACCTGTCCACGCGGCAGGGCATCACCATGGCGCGGCTGGGGGTCACGATCGCCAACGACGCATCAATGGCGACGCGAGAGCGGGTGCAGCGCGCCATGCGCGAGCGCGCGGAGCAGGGCAAGGTGCATGGGGCGCTGCGGACCTACGGGTACGCCGGGCGGCGCAACGACGACGGCACCCACACCATCGAGGTGGTCCCGGAAGAGGCTGCGGTGATCCGCGAGGCCGCGCGCCGAGTGATGGCCGGTGAGGCTCTGCTGTCGGTGGTGAAGGACTTCAACGCGCGCGGCATCAGCAGCCTGCGGGGTGGGCAGTGGTCGCGGAGCACCCTGCGCGGGGTGCTGGTGAGTGCGCGGGTGGCGGGCTGGCGCGAGCACACCGAGGGTCGCACCAACGGCGCTCACGGGTCGCTCTGGCGTGGTGGCGAGTTTGTCGCCAAGGCGGAGTGGAAGGGCATCCTCACGCGCCAGCAGGTGGAGCAGCTTCGTCGAGCGCTGACGGATCCCGCTCGGGCGCGCAAGGCCTCCGGTCGCACATACCTGCTGTCGGGCGGGCTGGTGGTCTGCGGCATGTGTGGCACACCGCTGCGCGGTCGCCCGACCCGCAACGGCCTGCGCGACTACACCTGTACGGCTCCGCCTGTGGGCAGAGGTTGCGGAAGCGTGAGTATCAAGCAGGACGCACTCGATACCTACGTGCGCGACCTGGTGCGGGCCGCCATCGCGGACGGCAGGGTGGCCGAGCGCCTGCGCGCGGGCAGCGGCGACGCGGACGAGGCCGTGGCCCTGGTGTCGTCGCTGGAGACTGATCTGGCGGCGCTGGCGGAGGATCATGGCGCGGGCAGGATCACCCGCCCGGAGTGGATGGCCGCGCGCGAGCCCCTGACGGCTCGGCTCGATGCGGCGCGACGGGACCTCGCGCGGCGCGACGGGGCGGAATCACTGGCCCTGGTGTCGGGCGGTCTGGACGCATGGGACCGCCGCTGGCACGAGGCCGGACGCTCGGGCCTGGTGGACCGACAGCGGGCCATGCTTCGCGCTGTGATGGCCTCTGTGGCGGTCGGTCCGGCAGTGCGCGGGCGGAACCGATTCGATCCTGACCGGGTGTCGGAGCCGGACTGGCGCGCATGA
- a CDS encoding magnesium chelatase — protein MTHPTAAAPTPPPTARFLGELRASGHELRSLREEVRGNLVAALAEGRDPWPGLHGFATTVIPQLERALLAGHDIVLLGERGQGKTRLLRSLVGLLDEWTPVIAGSELGEHPYEPITHASRRLANELGDDLPIEWRHRDERYAEKLATPDTSVADLIGDVDPMKVAEGRSLGDPETIHFGLIPRSHRGIVAINELPDLAERIQVAMLNVMEERDIQIRGYVLRLPLDVLVVASANPEDYTNRGRIITPLQDRFGAEIRTHYPRELDDEMAVIRQEAELVAQLPDHLVEILARFTRALRESSSVDQRSGVSARFSIAGAETVAAAALHRATRQGEPEAVARVVDLDSAVEVLAGKIEFETGEEGREQEILTHLLRTSIADTARRHLGGIDLALLVEALEGGATVTTGEQVAATDVLAGLPVLGESDLYDALAERLEAHNAGERAGAVELALEALYLARRVDKDSADGETVYG, from the coding sequence GTGACGCACCCCACTGCTGCTGCACCCACTCCCCCGCCCACCGCCCGCTTCCTCGGTGAGCTCCGCGCCTCGGGTCACGAGCTGCGCAGCCTCCGCGAGGAGGTGCGCGGCAACCTCGTGGCAGCGCTCGCCGAGGGACGCGACCCGTGGCCCGGTCTGCACGGCTTCGCCACCACCGTGATCCCACAGCTGGAGCGGGCGCTGCTCGCCGGGCACGACATCGTCCTGCTGGGCGAGCGCGGGCAGGGCAAGACCAGGCTGTTGCGCAGCCTCGTCGGACTGCTCGACGAGTGGACCCCCGTCATCGCCGGGTCCGAGCTTGGCGAGCACCCCTACGAGCCGATCACCCACGCGTCGCGCCGTCTCGCGAACGAGCTGGGTGACGACCTCCCGATCGAGTGGCGGCACCGCGACGAGAGGTATGCCGAGAAGCTCGCCACCCCGGACACGTCGGTCGCCGACCTCATCGGCGACGTCGACCCGATGAAGGTCGCCGAGGGCCGCTCACTCGGTGACCCGGAGACGATCCACTTCGGGCTGATCCCACGCAGCCACCGCGGCATCGTGGCGATCAACGAGCTACCTGACCTGGCCGAGCGGATCCAGGTCGCGATGCTCAACGTGATGGAGGAGCGCGACATCCAGATCCGTGGCTACGTGCTCCGTCTGCCTCTCGACGTGCTCGTCGTGGCCAGCGCCAACCCCGAGGACTACACCAACCGTGGCCGGATCATCACCCCGCTGCAGGACCGGTTCGGCGCCGAGATCCGCACCCACTACCCGCGCGAGCTCGACGACGAGATGGCCGTGATCCGGCAGGAGGCCGAGCTCGTCGCACAGCTGCCCGACCACCTGGTGGAGATCCTCGCGCGCTTCACCCGCGCGCTGCGCGAGTCGAGCTCTGTCGACCAGCGTTCCGGCGTCTCCGCGCGGTTCTCGATCGCCGGCGCCGAGACCGTCGCCGCCGCCGCGCTCCACCGCGCCACGCGGCAGGGTGAGCCCGAGGCAGTCGCTCGCGTCGTCGACCTGGACAGCGCCGTCGAGGTGCTCGCCGGCAAGATCGAGTTCGAGACCGGTGAGGAGGGCCGCGAGCAGGAGATCCTCACCCACCTGCTGCGCACCTCCATCGCCGACACCGCCCGGCGACACCTGGGCGGGATCGACCTGGCTCTGCTCGTCGAGGCGCTGGAGGGTGGCGCCACGGTGACGACGGGTGAACAGGTGGCTGCCACCGACGTCCTGGCCGGTCTGCCGGTGCTCGGCGAGTCCGATCTCTACGACGCCCTCGCCGAACGCCTCGAGGCCCACAACGCCGGTGAGCGGGCCGGCGCCGTCGAGCTCGCGCTCGAGGCGCTCTACCTCGCGCGCCGCGTCGACAAGGACTCGGCTGACGGCGAGACGGTCTACGGATGA